In Microvenator marinus, one genomic interval encodes:
- a CDS encoding metallophosphoesterase family protein — protein MLKTVKSLYLLFTFVICSCAHDSPKIVSPTQSPPTNTLAIGLLADTQFQSTHPGIQATTLNSGWADIFSNSARRTAAQVKFAGVGLKLIAEEAHKKGAQVFFYLGDALNNGCKDELQRLIDAVLDIQKFAPVFLAMGNHDYLAAGMTTTGDLREATCGIGNTLSKYEIANAFEQINQASLAILRETVPSASYVSSFPKMECNVVQGVPIEDVGLNCFFAFVLSMPDTLFLIGDSSHYDQNAFLNVSTSELDELKGINGWIQQSQVDFLTRHIQSRADTVFLTHYSPADFSSSYALMRFFLPELGFSSDIGPVADLFFHAKLLSSRLHWYWAHTHDSLLKTSITSVRSCKKKTRLRSIANGSTTDYPNYGTVVFPKEEPPQTFATGLCDFIERDPCTTLWSTTLKENADKYGLTRDYRRYGSYLSYYKLASNYLDSLVWTDYGFSDEEAMQACLLHIAGYLEKGEFPQDVSRDRKFCLNRD, from the coding sequence TTGTTGAAAACAGTTAAAAGTCTCTATCTTCTTTTCACATTTGTGATTTGTAGTTGTGCACACGATTCCCCGAAGATCGTTAGCCCTACCCAAAGTCCCCCTACTAACACGCTCGCGATCGGTCTCTTAGCCGACACACAGTTCCAAAGCACTCACCCCGGGATCCAAGCGACAACACTAAACAGCGGTTGGGCTGATATATTTTCAAACTCCGCTCGCAGAACTGCAGCTCAAGTAAAATTTGCAGGAGTTGGTTTAAAGCTGATCGCTGAAGAGGCCCACAAAAAAGGAGCCCAGGTTTTCTTTTACCTCGGCGATGCGCTCAACAATGGTTGCAAAGATGAACTTCAACGCCTCATCGACGCAGTGCTAGACATCCAGAAATTTGCACCAGTCTTTCTAGCTATGGGAAACCACGACTATCTAGCCGCAGGTATGACAACCACTGGGGATCTGCGAGAAGCAACATGTGGCATAGGCAACACATTGTCCAAGTATGAGATTGCCAACGCATTCGAACAAATCAATCAGGCAAGCCTCGCGATATTACGTGAAACAGTACCAAGCGCTTCCTATGTATCATCGTTTCCAAAAATGGAATGTAACGTAGTTCAGGGCGTGCCAATCGAAGACGTCGGACTAAACTGCTTTTTTGCTTTCGTCCTATCTATGCCGGATACCCTCTTTCTGATTGGGGATTCTTCGCACTACGATCAAAATGCTTTTCTTAACGTATCAACAAGTGAATTGGATGAACTGAAGGGCATTAACGGTTGGATCCAACAGTCTCAGGTCGATTTCTTGACACGTCACATCCAATCACGCGCGGATACTGTCTTCTTGACGCATTACAGTCCGGCAGACTTTTCAAGCTCCTACGCTTTAATGAGATTTTTTCTACCCGAACTAGGATTTAGCTCTGATATAGGTCCGGTTGCCGACCTGTTTTTCCATGCCAAACTATTGAGTAGCCGTCTTCATTGGTATTGGGCCCATACTCATGACTCACTTTTGAAAACATCTATAACCTCAGTGCGCTCTTGCAAGAAAAAAACCCGGCTACGCTCGATCGCAAACGGCTCAACGACAGACTATCCAAACTATGGCACGGTTGTTTTCCCGAAAGAAGAGCCTCCCCAAACCTTTGCCACTGGCTTGTGTGATTTTATTGAACGCGATCCTTGCACTACTCTTTGGTCCACGACTTTGAAAGAGAATGCTGACAAGTACGGACTAACAAGAGACTATAGACGGTATGGCTCTTACCTCTCTTATTACAAGCTTGCCAGCAACTACCTTGATTCGCTAGTATGGACTGACTACGGTTTTTCTGACGAAGAGGCTATGCAAGCATGTCTGCTCCACATAGCAGGTTATCTTGAAAAGGGGGAATTTCCGCAAGATGTTTCCCGCGATCGTAAGTTTTGCTTGAATCGCGACTAA
- the dcm gene encoding DNA (cytosine-5-)-methyltransferase, with the protein MSLKFIDLFAGVGGIRLGLEPIGAHCVMTSEIDKYARQTYQAYFSEDPSHVWNEDITQIHPEDVPDHDILAGGFPCQPFSIAGVSKKNSLGRAHGFNDPTKGTLFFNIKEILAAKRPRAFLLENVKNLRGHDKGRTWRVIEHALNEIGYVFTSNILDAADVVPQHRERVFIIGFDREYFDLDQPEYDFTAFWEEVAANMERERERERLRYRAKDDWPRVRYILDKKVDERYQLSDGLWEYLKEYKAKHRAKGNGFGYSLFDGSESYTRTLSARYYKDGSEVLINHAGFERPRRLTPAECARLQGFPKDFVEMFRRENSPVSDSQAYKQFGNSVCVPVIGAISGAMLEVLEGRIPFDVSQENYQICLV; encoded by the coding sequence ATGAGCTTAAAATTTATCGACTTGTTTGCGGGGGTCGGAGGCATTCGACTGGGCTTGGAACCGATTGGGGCTCATTGCGTCATGACTTCTGAGATTGATAAGTATGCAAGGCAAACTTATCAGGCCTATTTTTCTGAAGACCCTTCTCACGTGTGGAATGAGGATATCACCCAGATTCATCCGGAAGACGTACCGGACCACGACATCCTCGCAGGTGGGTTTCCATGCCAGCCGTTTTCGATCGCCGGGGTATCGAAGAAGAACTCTCTTGGAAGGGCGCACGGATTTAATGACCCGACAAAGGGAACCTTGTTTTTCAACATCAAGGAGATTCTGGCAGCGAAACGCCCAAGAGCCTTTCTGCTGGAAAACGTCAAAAACCTTAGAGGGCACGATAAGGGCAGAACGTGGCGGGTTATCGAACATGCGCTGAATGAAATCGGATACGTTTTCACCTCCAATATACTGGATGCAGCGGATGTCGTTCCTCAGCACCGTGAACGTGTTTTCATCATCGGTTTCGACCGCGAGTATTTCGACTTAGATCAACCTGAGTACGATTTCACGGCCTTCTGGGAGGAGGTCGCCGCAAATATGGAGCGTGAACGCGAACGAGAGCGCCTCCGGTACCGCGCCAAGGATGACTGGCCCCGTGTTCGCTACATCTTAGACAAGAAGGTAGACGAACGCTACCAACTCAGCGACGGGCTTTGGGAGTACCTAAAGGAGTACAAAGCCAAACATCGGGCAAAGGGTAATGGCTTTGGCTACAGCCTCTTTGACGGCTCCGAATCGTATACAAGAACGCTCAGTGCTCGTTACTACAAAGATGGCTCGGAAGTTCTCATAAACCACGCAGGGTTTGAGAGACCGCGCCGTCTCACACCAGCAGAATGCGCACGTCTACAAGGGTTTCCAAAGGATTTCGTCGAAATGTTCCGTCGCGAGAACTCGCCAGTCAGCGATAGTCAGGCCTACAAGCAATTTGGGAACTCAGTATGTGTCCCAGTCATCGGCGCCATATCCGGAGCTATGTTGGAAGTCTTAGAAGGTCGGATACCATTCGATGTTTCCCAGGAAAACTATCAGATCTGTCTAGTTTGA
- a CDS encoding InlB B-repeat-containing protein, whose amino-acid sequence MRIAGIIVALLFVAACGDSSTPSTPGDTNGTMPPSDCAAGETGSECTPCPEGTYCDGTSEPVECEDGTWDHDEDAATECQDWQSCEPGFAPESGSAVSDATCVACPEGTFGDGNGACTSWTTCQPGERIAEMGSATQDRVCETCAEGTFSEGENVTTCQAWQTCEPGTYVSQSPSASQNRGCAACAPGSFSTDEDAASCPPWTTCPAGTSVTSAGSSTQDQTCEACPEGTFTQFPDSATCTPLEACPAGTYQVSPGAADEAPECETCETGSFCAGDDVPPVNCPAGTWDHDQNPASTCVDWTTCEAGEYVKTPGSALVDQSCEACAEGTFSTQPNVEACLPAGACDAGSVEITPATETAPAVCEACEPGTYCAGAGASAVSCGNGTWDHDANPATPCRVWTACVAGQFVEVAGTDLSDQTCASCPADTFSDTSNATQCLGWTVCAAGTRETAAPSATSDRVCTACAAGTYCPGGSSSSQGCENDTWDHDQDAATACESWSTCEPSQYVATAGSATTDRQCDVCPEGTYSDQNNVMSCTPFGACAPGTVEVTEATATTPAVCDPCPAGSYCPGGSAPEESCTADTWDHDANPATPCVNWTVCAAGQFVQDTGTSLSDRECTSCAAETYSEGQNAASCTAWTICAAGTHETSAASATQDRVCTACAAGTYCPGGTDPQVTCTAGTWDHDASASTACQPWQDCQAGSAAQDGTSTTNRTCTTCQAGTYASQMNASTCLPCSAGEYCPEGATAREACPAGTFDDDLNATTVCASCGEGVYCAGGLNPPTACTGNQYDHDLDASTACEDCASGYRAAADHLSCENIDECAEEMDTCAQVCQDTSGSYTCACDTGYTLQADQQTCQANQYWVTLDTQGGTPTTNPTAVTYGQSYGSIFPGNIARVGYSFLGWFTQASGGQLITNVATVNIASNHTLYAQWEANTYTVTLDLADGFTPASTLHVNFDAPYTGLPTPTRVGYDFLSWETSDGTEVTETDLVSIAANHTLTAQWSDWNFKAQQVSGTWVGAGPVCAISSGNVYCWGDNNYGQLGTGDFISSHTTPRQVLGMNNVISISAGVFACAVKSDGTVWCWGLNTYGQLGDGTTSSSNVPVQVVGLNNVVEVGTGEFHTCALKGDGTVWCWGRNQYGQTGTGAPSLVPVQVPGVSGAIDLEAGVHHTCVVKNDGTVWCWGWNQYGQSSACTSCVSNISPVEVVGVTNAVKVTTGYTHSCALKNDGTVWCWGQATRTGNPSSSYPQAVLNLTDVADVSAWEITCAAKHDGSVWCWGPSNVNNFFDYGSVVTSYQVPTLMPHAPLIQRFSSTIPFHGIEFDETVRYGWWLP is encoded by the coding sequence ATGCGAATCGCAGGAATCATTGTTGCGCTGCTCTTTGTAGCGGCGTGTGGAGATAGCTCAACCCCCTCAACACCGGGTGACACAAACGGGACCATGCCGCCTTCTGACTGTGCTGCAGGAGAGACCGGTTCCGAGTGTACACCGTGCCCCGAAGGCACGTATTGTGATGGCACGAGCGAGCCTGTTGAGTGTGAAGACGGGACATGGGATCACGACGAGGATGCCGCGACCGAGTGTCAGGATTGGCAGAGTTGTGAGCCCGGTTTTGCACCAGAGAGTGGCAGTGCCGTCAGTGATGCGACCTGTGTCGCTTGCCCTGAAGGCACCTTTGGTGATGGCAATGGCGCGTGTACGTCGTGGACCACGTGTCAGCCAGGCGAGCGGATTGCCGAAATGGGGTCTGCGACTCAAGACCGCGTATGTGAGACATGCGCTGAAGGGACATTCTCAGAAGGTGAGAATGTCACTACGTGTCAGGCATGGCAGACGTGTGAGCCGGGGACGTATGTGAGTCAATCCCCATCGGCCAGCCAGAATCGTGGATGTGCGGCGTGTGCCCCGGGAAGCTTCTCGACGGACGAGGACGCCGCTTCGTGCCCCCCCTGGACGACGTGTCCCGCAGGGACCTCGGTCACGAGCGCCGGAAGCTCGACGCAAGATCAAACGTGTGAGGCCTGTCCTGAGGGGACCTTTACCCAATTCCCCGATTCTGCAACGTGTACCCCGCTTGAGGCGTGCCCGGCGGGGACCTATCAGGTCAGCCCGGGAGCCGCAGATGAGGCGCCTGAGTGTGAAACCTGTGAGACCGGCTCCTTCTGTGCCGGTGACGACGTACCGCCTGTGAATTGTCCTGCAGGCACCTGGGATCACGACCAAAACCCGGCGAGCACCTGTGTGGACTGGACGACCTGTGAGGCAGGTGAGTACGTAAAGACGCCTGGCTCGGCACTTGTGGATCAGAGCTGTGAGGCCTGTGCCGAAGGCACGTTCTCAACACAACCCAATGTCGAGGCCTGCCTTCCAGCCGGTGCGTGTGATGCGGGGAGTGTGGAAATCACACCCGCGACCGAGACCGCACCTGCCGTGTGTGAGGCCTGTGAGCCAGGCACCTACTGTGCCGGTGCAGGTGCCTCTGCGGTGAGCTGCGGCAATGGGACCTGGGACCACGACGCCAATCCTGCGACACCCTGTCGCGTCTGGACCGCGTGTGTCGCGGGTCAATTTGTGGAAGTGGCTGGCACAGACCTCTCAGACCAGACCTGTGCGAGCTGCCCCGCGGACACCTTCAGCGATACTTCCAATGCCACACAATGTCTGGGGTGGACGGTGTGTGCTGCAGGTACCCGTGAAACCGCGGCACCCTCGGCCACATCAGACCGTGTATGCACTGCGTGTGCCGCCGGAACCTACTGCCCAGGAGGAAGTTCATCATCGCAAGGTTGTGAGAATGACACGTGGGACCACGACCAGGATGCAGCGACGGCGTGCGAGAGCTGGTCGACGTGTGAGCCGAGTCAATACGTAGCCACGGCCGGCAGTGCGACTACTGACCGTCAATGCGACGTGTGTCCCGAAGGCACCTATTCCGACCAGAACAATGTGATGTCTTGCACCCCGTTTGGTGCCTGTGCGCCCGGGACGGTCGAGGTCACGGAAGCCACGGCTACTACGCCAGCCGTATGTGATCCGTGTCCAGCCGGCTCCTATTGCCCGGGGGGCTCGGCACCCGAGGAATCCTGCACCGCGGACACATGGGACCACGACGCCAATCCGGCGACCCCCTGCGTCAATTGGACGGTGTGTGCTGCCGGACAATTTGTTCAAGACACCGGCACGAGCCTCAGCGACCGCGAGTGCACATCGTGTGCGGCCGAAACGTATAGCGAGGGTCAAAACGCAGCGTCGTGCACTGCTTGGACTATCTGCGCAGCCGGAACGCATGAAACCAGCGCAGCTTCTGCCACTCAAGACCGCGTATGTACCGCGTGTGCCGCCGGAACCTATTGCCCTGGAGGGACTGACCCTCAAGTGACCTGCACCGCAGGCACCTGGGACCATGATGCAAGTGCTTCGACCGCATGTCAGCCGTGGCAGGACTGCCAGGCCGGCAGCGCTGCACAGGACGGCACCTCCACCACCAACCGAACGTGCACGACCTGTCAGGCGGGCACCTACGCGAGCCAGATGAATGCGTCGACCTGTCTGCCATGCTCCGCCGGAGAATATTGTCCAGAAGGCGCGACGGCGCGTGAGGCGTGTCCTGCGGGCACGTTTGACGACGACCTGAACGCCACAACAGTGTGCGCCTCCTGTGGCGAGGGTGTCTATTGTGCGGGAGGACTCAACCCACCCACCGCCTGCACAGGCAACCAGTACGACCATGACCTCGATGCGAGCACAGCCTGTGAAGACTGCGCGAGCGGATATCGTGCCGCGGCAGATCACCTCTCGTGCGAAAATATCGACGAATGTGCCGAGGAGATGGACACCTGTGCTCAGGTGTGTCAGGACACCTCCGGTAGCTATACCTGCGCCTGTGACACGGGCTACACGCTACAGGCCGACCAGCAAACATGTCAGGCCAACCAGTACTGGGTCACATTGGACACGCAGGGCGGAACTCCAACCACGAATCCTACGGCAGTCACCTACGGTCAGAGCTACGGTAGCATTTTCCCTGGCAACATTGCCCGGGTGGGCTATAGCTTTTTGGGATGGTTTACTCAGGCTTCAGGTGGGCAACTCATTACGAATGTCGCAACCGTAAACATCGCATCCAACCACACCTTGTATGCGCAGTGGGAAGCTAATACGTACACGGTAACGCTCGATCTTGCCGATGGATTTACGCCAGCGTCCACACTTCATGTCAACTTTGACGCTCCCTACACCGGGCTGCCAACTCCCACCCGGGTCGGTTACGATTTCTTGAGTTGGGAGACAAGTGATGGGACAGAAGTGACCGAAACCGATCTTGTGTCCATTGCTGCGAACCACACCTTGACTGCCCAGTGGAGCGACTGGAACTTCAAGGCACAACAAGTGTCAGGGACATGGGTGGGAGCGGGACCGGTATGCGCGATCAGCAGTGGAAACGTGTACTGTTGGGGGGATAACAACTACGGTCAACTTGGGACCGGTGACTTCATCAGCAGCCATACCACACCAAGACAGGTATTGGGCATGAATAATGTCATTTCGATAAGTGCAGGTGTTTTTGCGTGCGCTGTCAAGAGTGATGGAACGGTTTGGTGTTGGGGACTCAATACTTACGGCCAACTGGGGGATGGGACCACCAGTTCATCCAATGTACCGGTCCAGGTGGTAGGGCTAAACAATGTTGTTGAAGTAGGTACCGGAGAATTCCATACGTGTGCCCTCAAAGGTGACGGCACAGTGTGGTGCTGGGGGAGGAATCAGTACGGGCAGACTGGAACCGGAGCGCCTTCGTTAGTTCCAGTTCAAGTGCCCGGAGTTTCGGGGGCGATTGACCTGGAAGCTGGCGTGCACCATACGTGTGTGGTTAAAAACGATGGTACTGTGTGGTGCTGGGGCTGGAATCAGTACGGGCAGAGCAGTGCCTGCACGTCATGTGTTTCTAATATAAGTCCGGTTGAAGTGGTAGGTGTCACAAATGCGGTTAAAGTAACAACTGGGTACACACATTCTTGCGCCTTGAAAAACGATGGGACCGTGTGGTGTTGGGGCCAAGCAACTAGGACAGGGAACCCTTCTTCGTCGTATCCCCAGGCCGTGTTGAACTTAACGGATGTCGCAGATGTGTCTGCATGGGAGATTACCTGCGCAGCGAAACATGATGGAAGCGTCTGGTGTTGGGGACCCAGTAACGTCAACAATTTCTTCGACTATGGATCTGTAGTGACGTCTTACCAGGTTCCTACGCTAATGCCCCATGCTCCTCTTATTCAACGATTCAGCAGTACCATCCCGTTTCACGGAATCGAATTCGATGAGACGGTGAGATACGGCTGGTGGTTACCCTGA
- a CDS encoding InlB B-repeat-containing protein yields MQPQTVNVDVCPEGTYSDQNNVMTCTPFGACAPGTVEVAEATATTPAVCDPCPAGSYCAGGSAPEESCTAETWDHDANPATPCVNWTVCTAGQFVQADGTSLSDRECTPCAAETYSEGQNAATCTAWTICAAGTHETSAASATQDRVCTACSAGTYCPGGTDPQVTCTAGTWDHDASATTACQPWQDCQAGNAAQDGTSTTNRTCTTCQAGTYASQINASTCLPCSAGEYCPEGATAREACPAGTFDDDLNATTACASCGEGVYCAGGISPPTACTGNQYDHDLDASTACEDCANGYRAAADHLSCENIDECAEETDTCAQVCQDTPGSYTCACDTGYTLQADQQTCQANQYWVTLDTQGGTPTTNPAAVTYGQSYGGIFPTNISRVGYGFLGWYSQPSGGQLITSSSTVDIASNHSLYAQWEANTYTVTLDFADGLTPASTLQLTFDGPYTGLPTPTRLGHEFLRWQTSSGSIVTETDLVSIAGNHTLTAQWNWNLKAQEVSGTGSPTCALSSGNVLCWGFNDYGQQGTGDNISPTTTPRQALGMQDVISISTGYRFACAVKTDGTVWCWGDNTSGQLGNGTLAISNVPVQVSVLTDAVQVATGREHACARMNDGSVWCWGRNGTARVGVPGAPNIVTTPVQVSGLSDATIVDAGELHTCAGKSDGSVWCWGDNRNRQSSPYVVSNGAFPDAVVGVTNAVLVIAGAEHTCVLRTDETVWCWGNQTNTGHGASQPQASGLNDVATLSAGNVTCAAKHDGSVWCWGDNHGSMFNYTATVNPTLPTLFPNAPLIQGFGDSHPACAIEFDETVRCNWWLP; encoded by the coding sequence GTGCAACCACAAACCGTCAATGTTGACGTGTGTCCCGAAGGCACCTATTCCGACCAGAACAATGTGATGACTTGCACCCCGTTTGGTGCCTGTGCGCCCGGCACGGTCGAGGTCGCAGAAGCCACGGCTACTACGCCAGCCGTATGTGATCCGTGTCCAGCCGGCTCCTATTGTGCAGGGGGCTCGGCACCCGAGGAGTCCTGCACCGCTGAGACATGGGACCACGATGCGAACCCGGCGACCCCGTGCGTCAATTGGACCGTGTGTACTGCGGGACAATTTGTTCAAGCCGACGGCACGAGCCTCAGCGATCGCGAGTGTACACCGTGTGCGGCCGAAACGTATAGCGAGGGTCAAAACGCAGCGACCTGCACTGCTTGGACTATCTGCGCAGCCGGAACGCATGAAACCAGCGCAGCTTCTGCCACTCAAGACCGCGTGTGTACCGCATGTTCCGCCGGAACCTATTGCCCTGGAGGGACTGACCCTCAAGTGACCTGCACCGCAGGCACCTGGGACCATGATGCGAGTGCTACGACCGCATGTCAGCCCTGGCAGGACTGCCAGGCCGGCAACGCCGCACAAGACGGCACCTCCACCACCAACCGAACGTGCACGACCTGTCAGGCGGGGACCTACGCGAGCCAGATAAATGCGTCGACCTGTCTGCCATGCTCCGCCGGAGAATATTGTCCAGAAGGCGCTACGGCGCGTGAGGCCTGTCCTGCGGGCACGTTTGACGACGACCTGAACGCCACCACAGCGTGCGCCTCCTGTGGCGAGGGGGTCTATTGTGCGGGAGGAATCAGCCCACCCACCGCATGCACCGGTAATCAGTACGACCATGACCTCGACGCAAGCACGGCGTGTGAAGACTGCGCAAACGGATATCGTGCCGCGGCAGATCACCTCTCGTGCGAAAATATCGATGAATGTGCTGAAGAGACAGACACGTGTGCTCAGGTGTGTCAGGACACCCCGGGTAGCTACACCTGCGCCTGTGATACGGGCTACACGCTTCAGGCGGACCAGCAAACATGTCAGGCTAACCAGTACTGGGTCACATTGGACACGCAGGGTGGAACTCCAACCACGAATCCTGCGGCAGTCACCTACGGTCAGAGCTACGGTGGCATTTTCCCCACCAATATAAGTCGTGTGGGTTATGGCTTCTTAGGCTGGTATAGTCAGCCTTCAGGCGGGCAACTGATCACCTCTTCTTCGACCGTAGACATCGCCTCCAACCACAGCCTCTATGCGCAGTGGGAAGCCAATACGTACACGGTAACGCTCGATTTTGCCGATGGATTGACGCCAGCTTCCACGCTGCAACTTACATTTGACGGCCCCTACACCGGGCTACCAACTCCCACACGGCTTGGTCACGAATTCTTGAGATGGCAGACCAGTAGCGGGAGCATTGTAACCGAAACCGATCTGGTAAGCATTGCCGGCAACCACACCTTGACTGCCCAGTGGAACTGGAACCTCAAGGCACAGGAGGTATCCGGAACAGGATCGCCAACATGTGCCCTGAGCAGTGGAAACGTCCTTTGTTGGGGCTTCAATGACTACGGACAACAAGGTACCGGAGACAACATTTCCCCTACTACGACCCCGAGACAGGCACTAGGCATGCAAGACGTCATTTCAATAAGCACTGGTTACCGCTTCGCTTGTGCCGTAAAGACCGATGGTACAGTCTGGTGTTGGGGCGATAACACTAGCGGCCAACTAGGAAATGGAACCCTCGCTATATCCAACGTGCCGGTTCAGGTATCGGTATTGACTGACGCCGTCCAGGTAGCAACTGGAAGAGAACACGCATGCGCACGCATGAACGACGGGTCTGTGTGGTGTTGGGGGCGCAACGGAACTGCCAGAGTAGGTGTTCCCGGAGCTCCAAACATCGTAACAACTCCCGTCCAAGTGAGTGGGCTGAGTGATGCCACGATCGTGGATGCAGGGGAATTGCACACTTGTGCGGGAAAGAGTGACGGAAGCGTGTGGTGTTGGGGTGACAATCGAAACCGACAATCCTCACCTTACGTCGTGAGCAATGGGGCGTTCCCCGATGCAGTTGTGGGTGTCACCAATGCTGTGCTGGTCATCGCAGGAGCGGAACACACCTGTGTACTAAGGACCGATGAAACTGTGTGGTGTTGGGGAAATCAAACAAACACAGGTCATGGTGCGAGTCAGCCCCAAGCGAGCGGCTTAAACGATGTGGCTACCTTGAGTGCTGGAAATGTGACATGTGCCGCCAAACACGACGGCAGTGTTTGGTGCTGGGGGGATAACCATGGGTCAATGTTCAACTACACTGCGACTGTGAACCCAACGCTTCCGACGCTCTTTCCTAATGCTCCACTGATCCAGGGATTTGGAGATTCTCACCCTGCGTGTGCCATCGAATTCGATGAGACCGTGAGATGCAACTGGTGGTTGCCTTGA
- a CDS encoding HTTM domain-containing protein, with protein sequence MRRLFDAVDNLVLCRIRAGWGAVAAVHWGMLLLTGKAEAEIAGWAAPIPYIGFEWLVRLSPAWMMGLVWTAFLCAILVAVGLFYRVAMPILLGIWAYVLWHDIGMYSNFSYISILTGFWLMLGPAAGRVSLDAKLFASRRADETPVWVLWMLRFQVGVAYFYGGVIKFNSDWIAGEPLGPWLAESSHWPVIGEWLTWRPLVLGMSWAGLFFDLTIAFWLLWPRARPWAFGAAVFFHITNYVLLSVGFLPFMMIVVTGAFWEFSGRKARPVAKIRERALLALMAVWTITQALIPLRHHLYPGDGRITYEGQRYSWWWRHARQEVKAKVWVEVDGVRQPIHPPDYLNPAQYSLVSDPHALVIWAHWLKTHPDFGGQVTGVFAQIEVSLNGHPFVVLVSDDIDLIRHPITLRHYDFL encoded by the coding sequence ATGCGCCGGCTCTTTGATGCAGTAGACAATCTGGTCCTTTGTAGAATTCGGGCGGGATGGGGTGCGGTTGCAGCCGTGCACTGGGGCATGTTGCTCCTGACCGGCAAGGCCGAGGCCGAGATCGCGGGCTGGGCGGCTCCGATTCCCTATATCGGTTTTGAATGGTTGGTGCGCCTGAGCCCGGCTTGGATGATGGGTCTCGTGTGGACCGCATTCCTCTGCGCGATCTTAGTAGCGGTGGGTCTATTCTACCGGGTGGCGATGCCGATCCTTCTGGGTATCTGGGCGTACGTGCTCTGGCACGATATCGGGATGTACAGCAACTTTTCGTACATCTCGATCCTCACGGGATTTTGGTTGATGCTGGGGCCGGCGGCTGGACGGGTTTCTCTGGACGCAAAGCTCTTTGCTAGCCGGCGCGCCGACGAGACACCGGTCTGGGTGCTCTGGATGCTCAGATTCCAGGTTGGGGTGGCCTATTTTTACGGTGGTGTGATCAAGTTCAACAGCGATTGGATTGCCGGCGAGCCGCTTGGGCCGTGGCTTGCGGAGTCGTCGCACTGGCCGGTGATCGGGGAGTGGCTGACGTGGCGCCCTTTGGTCTTGGGAATGTCGTGGGCGGGGTTGTTCTTCGATCTGACGATCGCGTTTTGGCTACTCTGGCCGCGCGCGCGCCCGTGGGCTTTTGGGGCGGCCGTCTTCTTCCACATCACGAACTATGTCCTGCTTTCCGTGGGCTTCCTACCCTTTATGATGATCGTGGTGACCGGCGCATTCTGGGAGTTTTCCGGGCGCAAGGCGCGGCCTGTGGCGAAGATTCGGGAGCGGGCGCTATTGGCGTTGATGGCTGTGTGGACGATCACCCAGGCTTTGATTCCACTCAGACACCATCTCTATCCGGGTGACGGGCGCATCACGTACGAGGGACAGCGGTATTCGTGGTGGTGGCGTCATGCGCGCCAGGAGGTCAAGGCCAAAGTTTGGGTGGAAGTGGACGGCGTTCGCCAACCAATTCATCCACCGGACTATCTAAATCCTGCGCAATACTCCTTAGTCTCAGACCCGCATGCCCTGGTGATTTGGGCGCATTGGTTAAAAACCCACCCCGATTTTGGTGGCCAGGTGACCGGCGTGTTTGCACAAATAGAGGTGAGTCTGAATGGCCACCCTTTTGTGGTGTTGGTTTCCGACGATATTGACCTCATTAGGCATCCCATCACCCTAAGACATTACGATTTCTTGTAA